In Gimesia benthica, a single window of DNA contains:
- a CDS encoding HNH endonuclease, producing the protein MFIHEAAEKALKERGVPTHVSMLHSHIEDKGYYEFGAQTPEKALAIELSRRSNNVDIVHSSLGKRFYRAAPATYGLIEWLDTSEEQTGDSQLSVEFEGDVRGILQGEPTSTTKEQLILARVGQGQFRKGVLALWNDRCAVTGTTFAVRASHIKPWRDCSDDERIDPNNGLPLVATLDALFDSYLILI; encoded by the coding sequence ATGTTTATTCATGAGGCTGCTGAAAAAGCTCTGAAGGAACGAGGCGTACCTACTCATGTATCAATGCTACATAGCCACATAGAAGATAAAGGATACTACGAGTTCGGGGCACAAACCCCTGAGAAAGCACTTGCAATCGAACTCAGTCGAAGATCAAACAACGTCGACATCGTTCATTCAAGTCTAGGGAAACGATTTTATCGGGCTGCCCCTGCCACATACGGACTGATTGAATGGCTGGACACGAGTGAAGAACAAACTGGCGATTCTCAACTATCTGTTGAATTTGAAGGCGACGTTCGTGGGATACTGCAAGGCGAACCAACATCAACAACGAAAGAGCAGTTGATCCTTGCCCGCGTCGGACAGGGACAGTTCCGCAAAGGAGTTCTTGCGTTATGGAACGACCGATGTGCGGTGACTGGTACAACCTTCGCTGTTAGGGCATCGCATATAAAGCCTTGGCGAGATTGCAGTGATGACGAACGCATTGACCCAAATAATGGATTGCCACTTGTGGCAACACTTGATGCCTTATTTGATTCTTATTTGATTCTTATTTGA
- a CDS encoding cysteine desulfurase family protein, whose amino-acid sequence MKLIYLDHCSTTPIDPSVLDAMLPFMRESFGNPGTPHPLVGGVVQRAVRDAREAVSALINCRPNELIWTSGTTESNNLAILGLAEKTPLNKRHIVTQVTEHSAVLEPCQYLKSKGWQVTYLPVDQFGQIDAHQLEDVLTNSTSLVSIMWGNNEIGTIQPIAEIARICAERGIVFHCDATQAVGKVSVDLESVPVSILTFSAHKLYGPKGVGALFIRDLNKKQLIAPRQFGGGQEKSLRAGTLNVPCVVGMGAACSLAVENYCRWSEDTAKLRDYFEAILLDRLTQISLNGQPTNRLPHISNIAFHGADNEGMLTMLPELVASTGSACHVADFAPSHVLASLAKVPDVTECSLRFGFGKGNTKQEVLIAADAVFNAVTRYRAE is encoded by the coding sequence ATGAAATTGATCTACCTTGACCATTGTTCTACGACTCCCATTGATCCGAGTGTGCTGGATGCAATGCTTCCTTTTATGCGCGAGTCCTTTGGTAATCCTGGAACACCACATCCCTTAGTTGGTGGAGTTGTCCAGCGAGCTGTTCGTGATGCCCGTGAAGCTGTGTCTGCTCTGATCAATTGCAGACCGAACGAGCTGATTTGGACGAGTGGAACAACGGAATCAAACAATCTTGCGATTCTTGGTCTGGCAGAGAAGACCCCTCTGAATAAAAGGCATATCGTCACCCAAGTGACTGAGCATTCTGCTGTTTTGGAACCATGCCAATATTTGAAGTCGAAAGGATGGCAGGTAACCTATCTACCTGTCGATCAGTTTGGACAGATTGATGCTCATCAGCTTGAAGACGTTCTCACGAATTCCACATCGCTTGTATCGATCATGTGGGGAAACAATGAAATTGGCACGATCCAGCCTATCGCGGAAATCGCGAGAATATGCGCCGAGCGCGGCATTGTGTTTCACTGCGATGCGACACAGGCAGTCGGAAAGGTATCGGTAGACCTAGAAAGTGTTCCCGTTTCGATATTGACTTTTTCAGCCCACAAACTTTACGGGCCAAAGGGTGTTGGAGCCTTATTTATTCGTGATTTAAACAAAAAGCAATTGATCGCACCACGCCAATTTGGTGGTGGACAAGAGAAATCGTTACGTGCTGGAACCTTGAATGTCCCTTGCGTTGTTGGCATGGGAGCCGCGTGCTCACTTGCAGTCGAAAACTACTGTCGGTGGAGCGAAGACACGGCAAAACTGCGGGATTACTTTGAGGCCATACTTCTTGATCGCTTGACACAAATCTCGCTCAATGGCCAACCTACCAATCGATTGCCACACATTAGCAACATTGCTTTTCATGGCGCCGATAACGAAGGAATGCTGACAATGCTGCCCGAGCTGGTTGCCAGCACGGGATCGGCATGTCATGTCGCGGATTTCGCTCCCAGCCATGTGTTAGCGAGTTTGGCGAAGGTTCCTGACGTTACTGAGTGTTCCCTGCGATTCGGATTCGGGAAGGGAAACACCAAACAGGAAGTACTCATCGCAGCTGATGCAGTCTTCAACGCCGTCACGCGATATCGTGCAGAGTAA
- a CDS encoding phosphoadenosine phosphosulfate reductase family protein, with the protein MDKKRHILSLSGGKDSAALAIYMRDRVPEMEYIFHDTFKELDETYEYLDRLEAILGKPILKSNSNRGFDHWLKVYRGMIPSNMRRWCTKNLKLKPFEKWIGDDPVVNYIGLRADESRSGYISAKPNIETVYPFREDGLVYEDVMRILEESGLGLPKYTDWGRTRSGCFFCFYQQKIEWVRLKQTYPDLFEQAKAYEFDQLKYNEDGNAFYWCGDETLEALERPERMAEIERQWEEKKSKKRKSPKLIQILTDVEFEDDPGREDGCLICQL; encoded by the coding sequence ATGGATAAGAAAAGACACATCCTAAGTCTTTCCGGCGGAAAAGACAGTGCAGCGCTCGCAATTTATATGCGAGATCGCGTGCCGGAGATGGAGTACATTTTCCACGACACGTTCAAAGAATTGGATGAAACTTACGAGTATCTTGACCGATTGGAAGCGATTCTTGGTAAGCCGATACTCAAGAGCAATTCGAATCGTGGCTTCGACCACTGGTTAAAGGTCTACCGAGGGATGATCCCGTCGAATATGCGACGATGGTGTACTAAGAACCTCAAACTGAAGCCCTTTGAGAAATGGATTGGCGACGATCCTGTCGTTAATTACATCGGTCTGCGGGCGGACGAAAGTCGCTCAGGATACATTAGCGCGAAGCCGAACATCGAAACGGTGTATCCGTTCCGTGAAGACGGCCTTGTATACGAGGATGTGATGCGCATCTTGGAAGAGTCCGGTTTGGGATTGCCGAAGTATACAGATTGGGGAAGGACGCGATCGGGTTGTTTCTTCTGCTTCTATCAACAGAAGATCGAATGGGTGCGACTGAAGCAGACCTATCCGGATTTGTTCGAGCAAGCAAAGGCCTACGAGTTTGACCAGTTGAAGTACAACGAAGATGGTAACGCGTTCTACTGGTGTGGCGATGAAACGCTCGAAGCACTTGAAAGGCCTGAGCGAATGGCTGAGATCGAACGACAATGGGAGGAGAAGAAGAGCAAGAAGCGAAAATCGCCAAAGCTTATTCAGATTCTCACGGATGTTGAGTTTGAAGACGACCCCGGGCGTGAAGATGGCTGCTTGATCTGCCAACTGTGA